The Impatiens glandulifera chromosome 3, dImpGla2.1, whole genome shotgun sequence genome contains a region encoding:
- the LOC124928769 gene encoding SNF1-related protein kinase regulatory subunit gamma-1-like: MQRKKEENLSLLNIAKNEVPESETTSNYGIVDSGTALQHFLDSIPISSIPPGITNSSSAVEIRAGDSVGDAIRALSENNALGGLIADEPDAIIADDSIAKFMNNNPSNRYIGFIDFARLFLWSLQECGKQCHQISEEKSSISEGSFFSMLDQNPDVARTKIVVLAKSFIWHPFLPVQLNDTLLHVLLLFSKHRPEFLPVVDQSAGGNNVTGFVTESGVIHLLLMSSGLEWFDQIADKPLHDFRFDLAERTMYVFGNQSIDEAIDILWKNRDIGVVAVVQSTKRLIGWVRRSDIHLLLDNHELFHMRKSLSVEQFIKMSPPEEEDNHLINAMGSSLTLRNNFLLKMDSPATARKTDTLKQVMEKLAKNKSSFCFLVDDESQQLLEGVVTLRDVMLQFAPPSVDSRITGGSFFETALEQTGCRIQNGTVVCDR; this comes from the exons ATGCAGAGGAAGAAGGAAGAGAATCTATCTCTTCTCAACATTGCAAAGAATGAAGTTCCGGAATCAGAAACTACGAGTAATTATGGTATAGTAGATTCAGGCACCGCTCTCCAACACTTTCTCGATTCAATCCCTATCTCTTCCATTCCCCCCGGCATTACAAACTCATCCTCCG CTGTGGAAATCAGAGCAGGCGATAGCGTCGGAGATGCCATAAGAGCGCTGAGCGAGAACAACGCCTTGGGAGGACTCATCGCCGATGAACCTGATGCTATCATTGCTGACGATTCCATTGCCAAATTTATGAATAACAATCCTTCCAACCGTTACATCGGCTTTATCGACTTCGCCAGATTGTTTCTATGGTCTCTCCAG GAATGTGGAAAGCAATGCCACCAAATTAGCGAAGAGAAGAGCAGCATTAGCGAGGGAAGTTTCTTCTCAATGCTTGATCAGAATCCCGACGTTGCTCGAACTAAG ATAGTTGTGCTGGCAAAGTCATTTATTTGGCATCCGTTTCTACCTGTGCAACTCAACGACACTCTTCTCCATGTTTTACTCCTTTTCTCTAAACATCGACCGGAGTTCTTACCTGTCGTCGATCAATCCGCCGGCGGCAACAACGTCACTGGCTTTGTCACAGAG AGCGGGGTGATCCATCTCCTCCTTATGTCTAGCGGACTCGAATGGTTCGATCAAATTGCAGACAAGCCCTTACATGATTTCAG GTTCGATCTTGCAGAAAGAACAATGTATGTATTCGGAAATCAAAGCATTGATGAAGCAATTGACATATTATGGAAGAACAGAGACATTGGTGTAGTTGCAGTAGTACAGAGCACGAAGAGGTTGATTGGATGGGTTAGGAGAAGTGACATACATCTTCTTCTGGACAATCATGAACTATTTCACATGAGAAA GAGCCTAAGTGTTGAGCAGTTCATTAAAATGTCTCCTCCTGAAGAGGAagataatcatttaattaatgcAATGGGAAGTAGTCTTACACTGAGGAACAATTTCCTACTGAAGATGGATTCACCTGCCACAGCCCGAAAAACTGATACCCTGAAACAAGTGATGGAGAAATTGGCAAAAAATAAATCAAGTTTTTGCTTTTTGGTGGATGATGAATCACAACAATTACTAGAAGGTGTAGTGACCCTGAGAGATGTTATGCTTCAGTTTGCCCCACCTTCCGTTGATTCGAGAATCACTGGAGGTAGCTTTTTTGAGACAGCATTAGAACAGACTGGGTGTAGAATTCAAAATGGAACGGTGGTATGTGATCGTTGA
- the LOC124933068 gene encoding protein RER1B-like isoform X1: protein MEGTGGNGDSATVSMNKWKRDVSMVFQFYLDKTTPHSVYRWIGTFVLGIIYALRVFYLQGFYVVTYGLGIYMLNLLIGFLSPLVDPDLEPSEGPKLPTKGSDEFKPFIRRLPEFKFWYAITKAFCVAFCMTLFSMFDVPVFWPILLCYWFVLFVLTMKRQIMHMIKHRYIPLNIGKQKYTGKKSYASTSGSRGD, encoded by the exons ATGGAGGGCACTGGAGGGAATGGCGATTCTGCGACAGTGTCTATGAATAAATGGAAGCGTGATGTATCCATGGTATTTCAGTTTTATTTGGATAAAACAACTCCTCATTCTGTCTATAGGTGGATCGGAACCTTTGTTTTGGGAATCATCTATGCTCTTCGTGTTTTCTATTTACAAGGTTTCTATGTCGTCACCTATGGTCTTGGGATCTATATGTTGAATTTGTTGATTGGTTTTCTGTCACCTCTTGTTGATCCCGATCTAGAGCCTTCTGAAGGCCCTAAGTTACCCACCAAAGGATCTGATGAATTCAAACCTTTCATTCGGCGCTTGCCTGAGTTTAAGTTCTG GTATGCTATTACAAAGGCATTCTGTGTAGCCTTTTGCATGACCTTATTTTCCATGTTTGACGTTCCGGTTTTTTGGCCTATACTGCTTTGCTACTGGTTCGTTCTATTCGTGCTCACAATGAAGCGACAAATCATGCATATGATCAAGCACAGATATATCCCATTGAACATTGGGAAGCAG AAATATACAGGAAAGAAGTCTTACGCCAGCACCAGTGGCTCTCGAGGAGACTGA
- the LOC124933068 gene encoding protein RER1B-like isoform X2 — MEGTGGNGDSATVSMNKWKRDVSMVFQFYLDKTTPHSVYRWIGTFVLGIIYALRVFYLQGFYVVTYGLGIYMLNLLIGFLSPLVDPDLEPSEGPKLPTKGSDEFKPFIRRLPEFKFWYAITKAFCVAFCMTLFSMFDVPVFWPILLCYWFVLFVLTMKRQIMHMIKHRYIPLNIGKQKYTGKKSYASTSGSRGD; from the exons ATGGAGGGCACTGGAGGGAATGGCGATTCTGCGACAGTGTCTATGAATAAATGGAAGCGTGATGTATCCATGGTATTTCAGTTTTATTTGGATAAAACAACTCCTCATTCTGTCTATAGGTGGATCGGAACCTTTGTTTTGGGAATCATCTATGCTCTTCGTGTTTTCTATTTACAAGGTTTCTATGTCGTCACCTATGGTCTTGGGATCTATATGTTGAATTTGTTGATTGGTTTTCTGTCACCTCTTGTTGATCCCGATCTAGAGCCTTCTGAAGGCCCTAAGTTACCCACCAAAGGATCTGATGAATTCAAACCTTTCATTCGGCGCTTGCCTGAGTTTAAGTTCTG GTATGCTATTACAAAGGCATTCTGTGTAGCCTTTTGCATGACCTTATTTTCCATGTTTGACGTTCCGGTTTTTTGGCCTATACTGCTTTGCTACTGGTTCGTTCTATTCGTGCTCACAATGAAGCGACAAATCATGCATATGATCAAGCACAGATATATCCCATTGAACATTGGGAAGCAG
- the LOC124933066 gene encoding phenylcoumaran benzylic ether reductase POP1-like, with translation MPEIQVCSIINQKNMAAATGKSKILIIGGTGYIGKFIVKASATAGHPTFALIRETSILSPAKAPIIQAFKSSGVFLVHGDLNDHEGLVKAMKQVDVVISAVGKDLLPEQTKIIAAIKDAGNIKRFFPSEFGNDVDRVHAVDPAKSMFGAKSMIRRAVEAEGIPYTYVCSNFFADRFLKTLGQPGAMAPPRDKVVIFGDGNSKAVFIEETDVGTYTIKGVDDPRTLNKILYIRPTSNMGSLNDIVSLWEKKIGKTLERTYVSEEQLIENIQEAGFPRNVVLSLCHSAFVKGDHTNFEIESSFGVEASELYPDVKNTTVSEYLDQFV, from the exons ATGCCAGAGATTCAGGTTTGTTCGATAATCAATCAAAAGAATATGGCGGCTGCCACCGGAAAGAGTAAGATTCTCATCATCGGCGGAACCGGCTACATCGGAAAATTCATCGTGAAAGCAAGCGCCACGGCTGGTCATCCAACCTTCGCTCTTATTAGAGAGACCTCCATTTTAAGTCCAGCCAAGGCCCCCATCATCCAGGCTTTTAAGAGCTCTGGAGTCTTTCTCGTTCAT GGTGATTTAAATGATCACGAGGGTTTGGTGAAGGCGATGAAACAAGTGGATGTGGTGATCTCTGCCGTTGGTAAAGATCTCTTACCAGAACAGACCAAGATCATCGCCGCCATTAAAGATGCTGGTAACATCAAG AGATTCTTTCCATCAGAATTTGGAAACGATGTAGATCGAGTCCACGCTGTTGATCCAGCAAAATCGATGTTTGGTGCGAAATCTATGATCCGTAGAGCCGTTGAAGCAGAAGGAATTCCATACACCTATGTATGTTCCAACTTTTTTGCAGATCGTTTTCTTAAAACTTTGGGACAACCTGGAGCTATGGCTCCTCCAAGAGACAAGGTTGTCATCTTTGGGGATGGAAATTCTAAAG CTGTCTTTATCGAAGAAACAGATGTTGGGACCTATACGATAAAAGGCGTGGATGATCCAAGAACCTTGAACAAAATACTTTACATTAGACCCACAAGCAACATGGGCTCACTCAACGACATTGTATCCTTATGGGAGAAGAAGATAGGCAAGACTCTTGAAAGAACATATGTGTCTGAAGAGCAACTTATTGAGAACATCCAAG AAGCTGGTTTTCCAAGAAACGTGGTGTTATCGCTCTGCCACTCGGCTTTCGTTAAAGGGGATCATACAAACTTCGAGATTGAAAGTTCGTTTGGGGTGGAAGCATCGGAACTCTATCCTGATGTTAAGAACACTACTGTCTCTGAGTATCTTGACCAATTTGTGTGA